In Musa acuminata AAA Group cultivar baxijiao chromosome BXJ2-3, Cavendish_Baxijiao_AAA, whole genome shotgun sequence, the following proteins share a genomic window:
- the LOC103977775 gene encoding uncharacterized protein LOC103977775 isoform X1 translates to MEGEIGVDALLDYAIFQMSSTQNSYEALICNDGKIKKLACGPLDQLTLHLPQVKGFQSNSSGNSFKLDLSKSFKGSSWFTKFTLARFLHIVNYPDAIRSANAILNEMSQLEDTRRFHLTHYSKDHPGHSGGITSGGHLKNVGSTQNIKVETGSSDVTKNELLRAMELRLTVLKEELAASFNRAAGATLSVKQISDLAAFSQHFEVRDLRDPLSKYLSLIQEDQVVELSVEKMISDDTRKDSEVVAEEIHPSSPESGKAKPLHVGISPAKIAQAERQSSIEGDSSESSDEDQTITERSRPIMRSVTPRRSASPMRRIQIGRSGSRRSTALTIKSLSYYPARERITLNRDVDDNNSGDEEAHQPVKKPENTVRRMSVQEAISLFESKQKDQNLDVQKRRASGEVSLSTNKVVLRRWSSGMSDSLTCSQENASEDVSPNNHADLVPEAGDNIATDVMVESNISPGNLNATASETAQITESSETEIMISPSKDSPAELVTSQAEEVDDKATMSAEWSRQKEEELNQMLMKMMESRTGKYRGTKSGSSGSLSTSNEQRGGFYSQYKEKRDEKLRAGNVKKHSSMEAQLKVLQETLKPSKAEAASKSGVAIKKLDSPSNSQRPRRNSSPPVLHKNEVSKTAAPRKASPKSSPVPTTRGSWSSGPLQKASGNQPAKSSPRVSSANNTLSRRKFQSTSPTSPSPKTERPLRQPKGKPEAKTDAKPTIKSQGEKKPKTTTNTNKSVKTKAQSASGDDSGSATAKPSFYNKVTKKSSVVPLEAKPFLKKGTGIGSGVGPVINKTRVTQSDNSSKKSDSTSQAEEKEPAPETIETTAKVLEVDLAQQANDVDANLVTSLDNDLNLEKTENMDQSLAEVDDGLKNSVELPVAEIQPDEDISISSAAWVEVEHQEVSAAYETGLSKVSVPTALEPPLLSSPRVRHSLSQMLQADNNEPDIIEWGNAENPPALIYHKDAPKGLKRLLKFARKSKGEANVTGWASPSVFSEGEDDTEDSKAANKNLDQSRKTALQARKSMLGEGLHDGSSSKRTMEYHGVHNALAGSENFQKGQVSSTTTSTKAARSFFSLSTFRSSKSNETKPR, encoded by the exons ATGGAGGGGGAGATAGGTGTAGATGCATTGCTTGATTATGCAATCTTCCAGATGTCATCAACTCAAAACAG TTACGAGGCTCTCATTTGTAATGATGGCAAAATCAAAAAATTAGCTTGTGGTCCTCTGGATCAGCTCACATTGCATTTACCACAAGTGAAGGGATTTCAGTCAAACTCATCTGGCAATAGCTTTAAATTGGATTTGAGTAAAAGCTTCAAAGGTTCATCTTGGTTCACCAAGTTCACTTTAGCTAG GTTTTTGCATATTGTTAACTACCCTGATGCAATAAGATCTGCCAATGCAATTTTAAATGAGATGTCCCAGTTGGAGGATACCAGAAGATTCCATCTCACGCACTATTCTAAG GATCACCCAGGCCATTCTGGAGGCATTACGTCAG GTGGCCACTTGAAAAATGTTGGATCAACACAAAAT ATAAAAGTTGAGACAGGGTCATCAGATGTGACAAA GAATGAATTGTTGCGAGCAATGGAATTAAGACTTACTGTCCTAAAAGAAGAGTTAGCGGCTTCTTTCAACCGAGCTGCAGGCGCTACTTTATCGGTCAAACAGATATCTGATCTAGCAGCATTTTCACAGCATTTTGAAGTGAGAGATTTGAG GGACCCTTTATCAAAGTACTTATCATTGATCCAAGAAGATCAAGTGGTTGAATTGTCGGTTGAAAAAATGATCTCGGATGATACAAGGAAAGACTCTGAGGTTGTTGCAGAAGAGATACATCCCTCAAGTCCAGAGTCTGGTAAAGCAAAACCTCTTCACGTGGGCATCTCCCCAGCCAAAATTGCACAAGCTGAGCGGCAGAGCTCGATAGAAGGTGATTCTTCTGAGTCTAGTGATGAAGATCAGACAATTACTGAAAGAAGCCGACCTATTATGAGATCTGTGACCCCTAGAAGGTCTGCTTCTCCCATGCGACGAATACAAATAGGAAGGTCTGGGTCTCGCAGGTCTACCGCACTGACCATTAAGAGTCTCAGTTACTATCCTGCCAGGGAAAGGATTACATTAAACAGGGATGTTGATGATAATAACAGCGGAGATGAAGAGGCACATCAGCCAGTGAAGAAGCCTGAGAATACAGTGAGAAGGATGAGCGTCCAAGAGGCAATTAGTCTCTTTGAAAGCAAACAGAAAGATCAAAATTTGGATGTTCAGAAGAGGAGGGCTTCAGGAGAAGTCTCTCTGAGTACCAACAAAGTTGTGTTAAGGAGATGGAGTTCTGGTATGAGTGATTCTCTGACTTGTTCTCAGGAAAATGCTTCTGAGGATGTGTCTCCGAATAACCATGCCGATTTGGTTCCTGAGGCAGGAGACAATATAGCGACTGATGTGATGGTTGAGTCTAATATTTCTCCAGGCAATTTAAATGCAACTGCATCTGAAACTGCTCAGATCACTGAATCATCAGAGACGGAGATAATGATATCCCCTTCAAAGGATAGTCCTGCTGAGTTAGTAACATCCCAAGCTGAAGAAGTGGATGATAAAGCGACTATGTCAGCTGAGTGGAGTAGGCAGAAAGAAGAGGAACTTAATCAAATGTTGATGAAGATGATGGAGAGCAGGACTGGCAAATACCGAGGCACTAAATCTGGTTCTAGTGGATCTCTGTCTACCTCAAATGAGCAGAGAGGTGGTTTTTATAGTCAGTATAAGGAGAAAAGGGATGAGAAACTTCGAGCAGGAAATGTCAAGAAACATTCGTCGATGGAAGCACAACTTAAGGTGTTGCAGGAAACCCTGAAACCAAGCAAAGCAGAAGCTGCCTCAAAATCTGGAGTTGCTATCAAAAAGCTTGACTCACCCAGCAATTCTCAGCGTCCCCGAAGAAATTCGTCTCCACCGGTGTTACACAAGAATGAAGTTTCAAAAACAGCAGCACCCAGAAAAGCTTCACCGAAATCATCACCAGTGCCAACTACACGTGGTTCATGGTCATCAGGACCATTGCAAAAGGCAAGTGGAAACCAACCAGCTAAAAGTTCTCCCAGAGTGTCTTCTGCTAATAACACATTGAGCCGCCGGAAGTTCCAGTCTACTTCTCCAACTTCACCTAGCCCCAAAACCGAAAGGCCATTGCGTCAACCTAAAGGTAAGCCAGAAGCCAAAACTGATGCTAAGCCAACTATAAAAAGCCAAGGAGAAAAGAAGCCGAAAACGACAACAAATACCAACAAATCTGTGAAAACCAAAGCTCAATCAGCTTCTGGAGATGATTCAGGTTCAGCAACGGCAAAGCCAAGTTTTTACAATAAAGTTACAAAGAAGAGTAGTGTTGTTCCTTTGGAGGCCAAACCCTTTTTGAAAAAAGGTACTGGGATTGGGTCTGGTGTTGGTCCTGTGATAAACAAGACTAGAGTTACTCAGTCTGACAATTCATCAAAGAAAAGTGACAGTACTAGTCAAGCTGAAGAAAAGGAGCCTGCTCCTGAGACAATTGAAACTACTGCTAAGGTATTGGAGGTTGATCTTGCTCAACAAGCAAATGATGTTGATGCAAATTTAGTTACTTCACTAGATAATGATTTAAATCTTGAAAAAACAGAAAATATGGATCAAAGTTTAGCGGAAGTTGATGATGGGCTCAAGAACTCTGTAGAACTTCCTGTTGCTGAGATTCAACCTGATGAGGATATAAGCATATCCTCAGCTGCATGGGTGGAAGTAGAACATCAGGAAGTTTCCGCTGCATATGAAACTGGCCTGTCCAAAGTCTCTGTCCCCACCGCACTTGAACCACCGCTCCTATCAAGTCCACGTGTCCGACATTCATTATCCCAAATGCTTCAAGCAGACaacaatgaaccagatatcatcgAGTGGGGAAATGCCGAAAACCCTCCTGCACTGATCTATCACAAAGATGCTCCCAAGGGATTGAAGAGGCTTTTAAAGTTTGCTCGTAAGAGCAAGGGAGAGGCAAATGTGACTGGCTGGGCTAGCCCATCAGTCTTCTCAGAAGGAGAGGATGACACAGAAGATTCCAAAGCTGCTAATAAGAACTTAGATCAATCGAGAAAAACTGCCCTTCAAGCCAGGAAATCCATGCTTGGTGAAGGTTTGCATGATGGAAGTTCGAGCAAGAGGACAATGGAGTACCATGGAGTTCACAATGCCTTGGCAG GTTCTGAAAATTTTCAAAAAGGTCAAGTTTCATCAACAACCACCTCAACTAAAG CAGCTAGGTCATTCTTCTCTCTCTCAACATTTAGGAGCAGCAAATCGAATGAGACGAAACCTCGATAG
- the LOC103977775 gene encoding uncharacterized protein LOC103977775 isoform X2 codes for MHCLIMQSSRCHQLKTALHLCCSYEALICNDGKIKKLACGPLDQLTLHLPQVKGFQSNSSGNSFKLDLSKSFKGSSWFTKFTLARFLHIVNYPDAIRSANAILNEMSQLEDTRRFHLTHYSKDHPGHSGGITSGGHLKNVGSTQNIKVETGSSDVTKNELLRAMELRLTVLKEELAASFNRAAGATLSVKQISDLAAFSQHFEVRDLRDPLSKYLSLIQEDQVVELSVEKMISDDTRKDSEVVAEEIHPSSPESGKAKPLHVGISPAKIAQAERQSSIEGDSSESSDEDQTITERSRPIMRSVTPRRSASPMRRIQIGRSGSRRSTALTIKSLSYYPARERITLNRDVDDNNSGDEEAHQPVKKPENTVRRMSVQEAISLFESKQKDQNLDVQKRRASGEVSLSTNKVVLRRWSSGMSDSLTCSQENASEDVSPNNHADLVPEAGDNIATDVMVESNISPGNLNATASETAQITESSETEIMISPSKDSPAELVTSQAEEVDDKATMSAEWSRQKEEELNQMLMKMMESRTGKYRGTKSGSSGSLSTSNEQRGGFYSQYKEKRDEKLRAGNVKKHSSMEAQLKVLQETLKPSKAEAASKSGVAIKKLDSPSNSQRPRRNSSPPVLHKNEVSKTAAPRKASPKSSPVPTTRGSWSSGPLQKASGNQPAKSSPRVSSANNTLSRRKFQSTSPTSPSPKTERPLRQPKGKPEAKTDAKPTIKSQGEKKPKTTTNTNKSVKTKAQSASGDDSGSATAKPSFYNKVTKKSSVVPLEAKPFLKKGTGIGSGVGPVINKTRVTQSDNSSKKSDSTSQAEEKEPAPETIETTAKVLEVDLAQQANDVDANLVTSLDNDLNLEKTENMDQSLAEVDDGLKNSVELPVAEIQPDEDISISSAAWVEVEHQEVSAAYETGLSKVSVPTALEPPLLSSPRVRHSLSQMLQADNNEPDIIEWGNAENPPALIYHKDAPKGLKRLLKFARKSKGEANVTGWASPSVFSEGEDDTEDSKAANKNLDQSRKTALQARKSMLGEGLHDGSSSKRTMEYHGVHNALAGSENFQKGQVSSTTTSTKAARSFFSLSTFRSSKSNETKPR; via the exons ATGCATTGCTTGATTATGCAATCTTCCAGATGTCATCAACTCAAAACAG ctttgcATTTGTGCTGCAGTTACGAGGCTCTCATTTGTAATGATGGCAAAATCAAAAAATTAGCTTGTGGTCCTCTGGATCAGCTCACATTGCATTTACCACAAGTGAAGGGATTTCAGTCAAACTCATCTGGCAATAGCTTTAAATTGGATTTGAGTAAAAGCTTCAAAGGTTCATCTTGGTTCACCAAGTTCACTTTAGCTAG GTTTTTGCATATTGTTAACTACCCTGATGCAATAAGATCTGCCAATGCAATTTTAAATGAGATGTCCCAGTTGGAGGATACCAGAAGATTCCATCTCACGCACTATTCTAAG GATCACCCAGGCCATTCTGGAGGCATTACGTCAG GTGGCCACTTGAAAAATGTTGGATCAACACAAAAT ATAAAAGTTGAGACAGGGTCATCAGATGTGACAAA GAATGAATTGTTGCGAGCAATGGAATTAAGACTTACTGTCCTAAAAGAAGAGTTAGCGGCTTCTTTCAACCGAGCTGCAGGCGCTACTTTATCGGTCAAACAGATATCTGATCTAGCAGCATTTTCACAGCATTTTGAAGTGAGAGATTTGAG GGACCCTTTATCAAAGTACTTATCATTGATCCAAGAAGATCAAGTGGTTGAATTGTCGGTTGAAAAAATGATCTCGGATGATACAAGGAAAGACTCTGAGGTTGTTGCAGAAGAGATACATCCCTCAAGTCCAGAGTCTGGTAAAGCAAAACCTCTTCACGTGGGCATCTCCCCAGCCAAAATTGCACAAGCTGAGCGGCAGAGCTCGATAGAAGGTGATTCTTCTGAGTCTAGTGATGAAGATCAGACAATTACTGAAAGAAGCCGACCTATTATGAGATCTGTGACCCCTAGAAGGTCTGCTTCTCCCATGCGACGAATACAAATAGGAAGGTCTGGGTCTCGCAGGTCTACCGCACTGACCATTAAGAGTCTCAGTTACTATCCTGCCAGGGAAAGGATTACATTAAACAGGGATGTTGATGATAATAACAGCGGAGATGAAGAGGCACATCAGCCAGTGAAGAAGCCTGAGAATACAGTGAGAAGGATGAGCGTCCAAGAGGCAATTAGTCTCTTTGAAAGCAAACAGAAAGATCAAAATTTGGATGTTCAGAAGAGGAGGGCTTCAGGAGAAGTCTCTCTGAGTACCAACAAAGTTGTGTTAAGGAGATGGAGTTCTGGTATGAGTGATTCTCTGACTTGTTCTCAGGAAAATGCTTCTGAGGATGTGTCTCCGAATAACCATGCCGATTTGGTTCCTGAGGCAGGAGACAATATAGCGACTGATGTGATGGTTGAGTCTAATATTTCTCCAGGCAATTTAAATGCAACTGCATCTGAAACTGCTCAGATCACTGAATCATCAGAGACGGAGATAATGATATCCCCTTCAAAGGATAGTCCTGCTGAGTTAGTAACATCCCAAGCTGAAGAAGTGGATGATAAAGCGACTATGTCAGCTGAGTGGAGTAGGCAGAAAGAAGAGGAACTTAATCAAATGTTGATGAAGATGATGGAGAGCAGGACTGGCAAATACCGAGGCACTAAATCTGGTTCTAGTGGATCTCTGTCTACCTCAAATGAGCAGAGAGGTGGTTTTTATAGTCAGTATAAGGAGAAAAGGGATGAGAAACTTCGAGCAGGAAATGTCAAGAAACATTCGTCGATGGAAGCACAACTTAAGGTGTTGCAGGAAACCCTGAAACCAAGCAAAGCAGAAGCTGCCTCAAAATCTGGAGTTGCTATCAAAAAGCTTGACTCACCCAGCAATTCTCAGCGTCCCCGAAGAAATTCGTCTCCACCGGTGTTACACAAGAATGAAGTTTCAAAAACAGCAGCACCCAGAAAAGCTTCACCGAAATCATCACCAGTGCCAACTACACGTGGTTCATGGTCATCAGGACCATTGCAAAAGGCAAGTGGAAACCAACCAGCTAAAAGTTCTCCCAGAGTGTCTTCTGCTAATAACACATTGAGCCGCCGGAAGTTCCAGTCTACTTCTCCAACTTCACCTAGCCCCAAAACCGAAAGGCCATTGCGTCAACCTAAAGGTAAGCCAGAAGCCAAAACTGATGCTAAGCCAACTATAAAAAGCCAAGGAGAAAAGAAGCCGAAAACGACAACAAATACCAACAAATCTGTGAAAACCAAAGCTCAATCAGCTTCTGGAGATGATTCAGGTTCAGCAACGGCAAAGCCAAGTTTTTACAATAAAGTTACAAAGAAGAGTAGTGTTGTTCCTTTGGAGGCCAAACCCTTTTTGAAAAAAGGTACTGGGATTGGGTCTGGTGTTGGTCCTGTGATAAACAAGACTAGAGTTACTCAGTCTGACAATTCATCAAAGAAAAGTGACAGTACTAGTCAAGCTGAAGAAAAGGAGCCTGCTCCTGAGACAATTGAAACTACTGCTAAGGTATTGGAGGTTGATCTTGCTCAACAAGCAAATGATGTTGATGCAAATTTAGTTACTTCACTAGATAATGATTTAAATCTTGAAAAAACAGAAAATATGGATCAAAGTTTAGCGGAAGTTGATGATGGGCTCAAGAACTCTGTAGAACTTCCTGTTGCTGAGATTCAACCTGATGAGGATATAAGCATATCCTCAGCTGCATGGGTGGAAGTAGAACATCAGGAAGTTTCCGCTGCATATGAAACTGGCCTGTCCAAAGTCTCTGTCCCCACCGCACTTGAACCACCGCTCCTATCAAGTCCACGTGTCCGACATTCATTATCCCAAATGCTTCAAGCAGACaacaatgaaccagatatcatcgAGTGGGGAAATGCCGAAAACCCTCCTGCACTGATCTATCACAAAGATGCTCCCAAGGGATTGAAGAGGCTTTTAAAGTTTGCTCGTAAGAGCAAGGGAGAGGCAAATGTGACTGGCTGGGCTAGCCCATCAGTCTTCTCAGAAGGAGAGGATGACACAGAAGATTCCAAAGCTGCTAATAAGAACTTAGATCAATCGAGAAAAACTGCCCTTCAAGCCAGGAAATCCATGCTTGGTGAAGGTTTGCATGATGGAAGTTCGAGCAAGAGGACAATGGAGTACCATGGAGTTCACAATGCCTTGGCAG GTTCTGAAAATTTTCAAAAAGGTCAAGTTTCATCAACAACCACCTCAACTAAAG CAGCTAGGTCATTCTTCTCTCTCTCAACATTTAGGAGCAGCAAATCGAATGAGACGAAACCTCGATAG
- the LOC103977775 gene encoding uncharacterized protein LOC103977775 isoform X4 — protein sequence MEGEIGVDALLDYAIFQMSSTQNSYEALICNDGKIKKLACGPLDQLTLHLPQVKGFQSNSSGNSFKLDLSKSFKGSSWFTKFTLARFLHIVNYPDAIRSANAILNEMSQLEDTRRFHLTHYSKDHPGHSGGITSGGHLKNVGSTQNIKVETGSSDVTKNELLRAMELRLTVLKEELAASFNRAAGATLSVKQISDLAAFSQHFEVRDLRDPLSKYLSLIQEDQVVELSVEKMISDDTRKDSEVVAEEIHPSSPESGKAKPLHVGISPAKIAQAERQSSIEGDSSESSDEDQTITERSRPIMRSVTPRRSASPMRRIQIGRSGSRRSTALTIKSLSYYPARERITLNRDVDDNNSGDEEAHQPVKKPENTVRRMSVQEAISLFESKQKDQNLDVQKRRASGEVSLSTNKVVLRRWSSGMSDSLTCSQENASEDVSPNNHADLVPEAGDNIATDVMVESNISPGNLNATASETAQITESSETEIMISPSKDSPAELVTSQAEEVDDKATMSAEWSRQKEEELNQMLMKMMESRTGKYRGTKSGSSGSLSTSNEQRGGFYSQYKEKRDEKLRAGNVKKHSSMEAQLKVLQETLKPSKAEAASKSGVAIKKLDSPSNSQRPRRNSSPPVLHKNEVSKTAAPRKASPKSSPVPTTRGSWSSGPLQKASGNQPAKSSPRVSSANNTLSRRKFQSTSPTSPSPKTERPLRQPKGKPEAKTDAKPTIKSQGEKKPKTTTNTNKSVKTKAQSASGDDSGSATAKPSFYNKVTKKSSVVPLEAKPFLKKGTGIGSGVGPVINKTRVTQSDNSSKKSDSTSQAEEKEPAPETIETTAKVLEVDLAQQANDVDANLVTSLDNDLNLEKTENMDQSLAEVDDGLKNSVELPVAEIQPDEDISISSAAWVEVEHQEVSAAYETGLSKVSVPTALEPPLLSSPRVRHSLSQMLQADNNEPDIIEWGNAENPPALIYHKDAPKGLKRLLKFARKSKGEANVTGWASPSVFSEGEDDTEDSKAANKNLDQSRKTALQARKSMLGEGLHDGSSSKRTMEYHGVHNALAGSENFQKGQVSSTTTSTKGAANRMRRNLDSLRSHKS from the exons ATGGAGGGGGAGATAGGTGTAGATGCATTGCTTGATTATGCAATCTTCCAGATGTCATCAACTCAAAACAG TTACGAGGCTCTCATTTGTAATGATGGCAAAATCAAAAAATTAGCTTGTGGTCCTCTGGATCAGCTCACATTGCATTTACCACAAGTGAAGGGATTTCAGTCAAACTCATCTGGCAATAGCTTTAAATTGGATTTGAGTAAAAGCTTCAAAGGTTCATCTTGGTTCACCAAGTTCACTTTAGCTAG GTTTTTGCATATTGTTAACTACCCTGATGCAATAAGATCTGCCAATGCAATTTTAAATGAGATGTCCCAGTTGGAGGATACCAGAAGATTCCATCTCACGCACTATTCTAAG GATCACCCAGGCCATTCTGGAGGCATTACGTCAG GTGGCCACTTGAAAAATGTTGGATCAACACAAAAT ATAAAAGTTGAGACAGGGTCATCAGATGTGACAAA GAATGAATTGTTGCGAGCAATGGAATTAAGACTTACTGTCCTAAAAGAAGAGTTAGCGGCTTCTTTCAACCGAGCTGCAGGCGCTACTTTATCGGTCAAACAGATATCTGATCTAGCAGCATTTTCACAGCATTTTGAAGTGAGAGATTTGAG GGACCCTTTATCAAAGTACTTATCATTGATCCAAGAAGATCAAGTGGTTGAATTGTCGGTTGAAAAAATGATCTCGGATGATACAAGGAAAGACTCTGAGGTTGTTGCAGAAGAGATACATCCCTCAAGTCCAGAGTCTGGTAAAGCAAAACCTCTTCACGTGGGCATCTCCCCAGCCAAAATTGCACAAGCTGAGCGGCAGAGCTCGATAGAAGGTGATTCTTCTGAGTCTAGTGATGAAGATCAGACAATTACTGAAAGAAGCCGACCTATTATGAGATCTGTGACCCCTAGAAGGTCTGCTTCTCCCATGCGACGAATACAAATAGGAAGGTCTGGGTCTCGCAGGTCTACCGCACTGACCATTAAGAGTCTCAGTTACTATCCTGCCAGGGAAAGGATTACATTAAACAGGGATGTTGATGATAATAACAGCGGAGATGAAGAGGCACATCAGCCAGTGAAGAAGCCTGAGAATACAGTGAGAAGGATGAGCGTCCAAGAGGCAATTAGTCTCTTTGAAAGCAAACAGAAAGATCAAAATTTGGATGTTCAGAAGAGGAGGGCTTCAGGAGAAGTCTCTCTGAGTACCAACAAAGTTGTGTTAAGGAGATGGAGTTCTGGTATGAGTGATTCTCTGACTTGTTCTCAGGAAAATGCTTCTGAGGATGTGTCTCCGAATAACCATGCCGATTTGGTTCCTGAGGCAGGAGACAATATAGCGACTGATGTGATGGTTGAGTCTAATATTTCTCCAGGCAATTTAAATGCAACTGCATCTGAAACTGCTCAGATCACTGAATCATCAGAGACGGAGATAATGATATCCCCTTCAAAGGATAGTCCTGCTGAGTTAGTAACATCCCAAGCTGAAGAAGTGGATGATAAAGCGACTATGTCAGCTGAGTGGAGTAGGCAGAAAGAAGAGGAACTTAATCAAATGTTGATGAAGATGATGGAGAGCAGGACTGGCAAATACCGAGGCACTAAATCTGGTTCTAGTGGATCTCTGTCTACCTCAAATGAGCAGAGAGGTGGTTTTTATAGTCAGTATAAGGAGAAAAGGGATGAGAAACTTCGAGCAGGAAATGTCAAGAAACATTCGTCGATGGAAGCACAACTTAAGGTGTTGCAGGAAACCCTGAAACCAAGCAAAGCAGAAGCTGCCTCAAAATCTGGAGTTGCTATCAAAAAGCTTGACTCACCCAGCAATTCTCAGCGTCCCCGAAGAAATTCGTCTCCACCGGTGTTACACAAGAATGAAGTTTCAAAAACAGCAGCACCCAGAAAAGCTTCACCGAAATCATCACCAGTGCCAACTACACGTGGTTCATGGTCATCAGGACCATTGCAAAAGGCAAGTGGAAACCAACCAGCTAAAAGTTCTCCCAGAGTGTCTTCTGCTAATAACACATTGAGCCGCCGGAAGTTCCAGTCTACTTCTCCAACTTCACCTAGCCCCAAAACCGAAAGGCCATTGCGTCAACCTAAAGGTAAGCCAGAAGCCAAAACTGATGCTAAGCCAACTATAAAAAGCCAAGGAGAAAAGAAGCCGAAAACGACAACAAATACCAACAAATCTGTGAAAACCAAAGCTCAATCAGCTTCTGGAGATGATTCAGGTTCAGCAACGGCAAAGCCAAGTTTTTACAATAAAGTTACAAAGAAGAGTAGTGTTGTTCCTTTGGAGGCCAAACCCTTTTTGAAAAAAGGTACTGGGATTGGGTCTGGTGTTGGTCCTGTGATAAACAAGACTAGAGTTACTCAGTCTGACAATTCATCAAAGAAAAGTGACAGTACTAGTCAAGCTGAAGAAAAGGAGCCTGCTCCTGAGACAATTGAAACTACTGCTAAGGTATTGGAGGTTGATCTTGCTCAACAAGCAAATGATGTTGATGCAAATTTAGTTACTTCACTAGATAATGATTTAAATCTTGAAAAAACAGAAAATATGGATCAAAGTTTAGCGGAAGTTGATGATGGGCTCAAGAACTCTGTAGAACTTCCTGTTGCTGAGATTCAACCTGATGAGGATATAAGCATATCCTCAGCTGCATGGGTGGAAGTAGAACATCAGGAAGTTTCCGCTGCATATGAAACTGGCCTGTCCAAAGTCTCTGTCCCCACCGCACTTGAACCACCGCTCCTATCAAGTCCACGTGTCCGACATTCATTATCCCAAATGCTTCAAGCAGACaacaatgaaccagatatcatcgAGTGGGGAAATGCCGAAAACCCTCCTGCACTGATCTATCACAAAGATGCTCCCAAGGGATTGAAGAGGCTTTTAAAGTTTGCTCGTAAGAGCAAGGGAGAGGCAAATGTGACTGGCTGGGCTAGCCCATCAGTCTTCTCAGAAGGAGAGGATGACACAGAAGATTCCAAAGCTGCTAATAAGAACTTAGATCAATCGAGAAAAACTGCCCTTCAAGCCAGGAAATCCATGCTTGGTGAAGGTTTGCATGATGGAAGTTCGAGCAAGAGGACAATGGAGTACCATGGAGTTCACAATGCCTTGGCAG GTTCTGAAAATTTTCAAAAAGGTCAAGTTTCATCAACAACCACCTCAACTAAAG GAGCAGCAAATCGAATGAGACGAAACCTCGATAGTCTGCGGAGCCACAAGTCATAG